One Panicum virgatum strain AP13 chromosome 3N, P.virgatum_v5, whole genome shotgun sequence DNA segment encodes these proteins:
- the LOC120664304 gene encoding uncharacterized protein LOC120664304 isoform X1, with amino-acid sequence MEAAWACAVDRAAGMADSTKRFFLSLRRPPQQQQQQRPPPHPSHNPVDILKRLQRQAFYDIMQLRERQEKVERVLSLFKASKVGPFAEESTQVKGVINVAGSLSRDSSEAESDISSQFVFQTTVRKKDYLFAELISDHRYMSQENDHIGSPLVLSKVMYLSNINDSLSVVAVPVGARCDDFSTDPNLREEHWLASLHSSLRPPLLIKSYKYAGGLILRSKNFSVSLAELISVAGQTLNAPGEASRVFTEFGQFSYQMPDDIKLTLSAAWHGPSVIPRKRKPAAGGCIDVELKFDEGSRIGAWIEINRKSNPRSLRWALTLSDTPEDELGWGLSLRRGTDAKPQRFQVEGYLNLHLSRKAAVQPGIVLNMDGRRCTPALVFHSSWSL; translated from the exons atggAAGCAGCATGGGCTTGCGCGGTGGATCGAGCTGCCGGCATGGCTGACTCCACCAAGCGCTTCTTCCTCTCCTTACGCCGcccaccgcagcagcagcagcagcagcgaccgCCGCCACATCCAAGCCATAACCCC GTTGATATCTTGAAGCGTTTGCAGCGACAAGCATTCTATGACATCATGCAGCTGAGGGAGAGACAAGAGAAAGTTGAAAGAGTGCTTTCGTTGTTCAAAGCTTCCAAAGTTGGTCCATTTGCAGAAGAAAGCACTCAGGTCAAGGGAGTTATCAATGTCGCTGGATCGTTATCAAGAGATAGTTCAGAAGCAGAATCTGATATTAGTTCACAGTTTGTGTTTCAGACCACTGTTCGAAAGAAGGATTACCTCTTTGCAGAGCTCATCTCTGATCATAGATACATGTCTCAAGAAAATGATCATATTGGGAGCCCTCTTGTATTGTCAAAGGTGATGTACTTGTCAAATATCAATGACTCATTGTCTGTTGTTGCCGTACCAGTTGGAGCAAGGTGTGATGATTTTTCCACCGATCCAAATCTCCGAGAG GAACATTGGCTGGCCAGCTTGCATTCTTCGTTGAGGCCACCTTTGCTGATTAAAAGTTACAAATATGCTGGTGGCCTGATACTGAGATCGAAGAACTTTTCTGTTTCTCTTGCTGAGTTGATTTCAGTAGCTGGGCAGACACTAAATGCTCCTGGTGAAGCTAGTAGAGTTTTCACAGAATTCGGGCAATTTTCATATCAGATGCCTGATGACATAAAATTGACTTTATCTGCTGCCTGGCACGGACCAAGTGTGATTCCTCGGAAGAGGAAACCTGCTGCTGGAGGTTGCATTGATGTTGAGCTTAAGTTCGATGAGGGCTCCAGAATCGGGGCTTGGATTGAGATCAACAGGAAGTCAAACCCACGGTCACTGAGATGGGCTCTCACACTATCAGATACCCCAGAGGATGAACTAGGATGGGGTTTGAGCTTGCGGAGAGGGACTGACGCCAAACCACAACGGTTTCAGGTAGAGGGTTATCTGAATTTGCATCTGAGCAGGAAGGCTGCTGTGCAACCTGGTATCGTGCTCAACATGGACGGGAGGAGATGCACACCTGCTCTTGTATTCCACTCAAGCTGGTCCTTGTAA
- the LOC120664304 gene encoding uncharacterized protein LOC120664304 isoform X3 translates to MQLRERQEKVERVLSLFKASKVGPFAEESTQVKGVINVAGSLSRDSSEAESDISSQFVFQTTVRKKDYLFAELISDHRYMSQENDHIGSPLVLSKVMYLSNINDSLSVVAVPVGARCDDFSTDPNLREEHWLASLHSSLRPPLLIKSYKYAGGLILRSKNFSVSLAELISVAGQTLNAPGEASRVFTEFGQFSYQMPDDIKLTLSAAWHGPSVIPRKRKPAAGGCIDVELKFDEGSRIGAWIEINRKSNPRSLRWALTLSDTPEDELGWGLSLRRGTDAKPQRFQVEGYLNLHLSRKAAVQPGIVLNMDGRRCTPALVFHSSWSL, encoded by the exons ATGCAGCTGAGGGAGAGACAAGAGAAAGTTGAAAGAGTGCTTTCGTTGTTCAAAGCTTCCAAAGTTGGTCCATTTGCAGAAGAAAGCACTCAGGTCAAGGGAGTTATCAATGTCGCTGGATCGTTATCAAGAGATAGTTCAGAAGCAGAATCTGATATTAGTTCACAGTTTGTGTTTCAGACCACTGTTCGAAAGAAGGATTACCTCTTTGCAGAGCTCATCTCTGATCATAGATACATGTCTCAAGAAAATGATCATATTGGGAGCCCTCTTGTATTGTCAAAGGTGATGTACTTGTCAAATATCAATGACTCATTGTCTGTTGTTGCCGTACCAGTTGGAGCAAGGTGTGATGATTTTTCCACCGATCCAAATCTCCGAGAG GAACATTGGCTGGCCAGCTTGCATTCTTCGTTGAGGCCACCTTTGCTGATTAAAAGTTACAAATATGCTGGTGGCCTGATACTGAGATCGAAGAACTTTTCTGTTTCTCTTGCTGAGTTGATTTCAGTAGCTGGGCAGACACTAAATGCTCCTGGTGAAGCTAGTAGAGTTTTCACAGAATTCGGGCAATTTTCATATCAGATGCCTGATGACATAAAATTGACTTTATCTGCTGCCTGGCACGGACCAAGTGTGATTCCTCGGAAGAGGAAACCTGCTGCTGGAGGTTGCATTGATGTTGAGCTTAAGTTCGATGAGGGCTCCAGAATCGGGGCTTGGATTGAGATCAACAGGAAGTCAAACCCACGGTCACTGAGATGGGCTCTCACACTATCAGATACCCCAGAGGATGAACTAGGATGGGGTTTGAGCTTGCGGAGAGGGACTGACGCCAAACCACAACGGTTTCAGGTAGAGGGTTATCTGAATTTGCATCTGAGCAGGAAGGCTGCTGTGCAACCTGGTATCGTGCTCAACATGGACGGGAGGAGATGCACACCTGCTCTTGTATTCCACTCAAGCTGGTCCTTGTAA
- the LOC120664304 gene encoding uncharacterized protein LOC120664304 isoform X2 — MSFGTFESLIHMPSIISLLQVDILKRLQRQAFYDIMQLRERQEKVERVLSLFKASKVGPFAEESTQVKGVINVAGSLSRDSSEAESDISSQFVFQTTVRKKDYLFAELISDHRYMSQENDHIGSPLVLSKVMYLSNINDSLSVVAVPVGARCDDFSTDPNLREEHWLASLHSSLRPPLLIKSYKYAGGLILRSKNFSVSLAELISVAGQTLNAPGEASRVFTEFGQFSYQMPDDIKLTLSAAWHGPSVIPRKRKPAAGGCIDVELKFDEGSRIGAWIEINRKSNPRSLRWALTLSDTPEDELGWGLSLRRGTDAKPQRFQVEGYLNLHLSRKAAVQPGIVLNMDGRRCTPALVFHSSWSL, encoded by the exons ATGTCCTTTGGGACCTTTGAATCTCTGATTCATATGCCTTCCATTATTTCTCTGCTTCAGGTTGATATCTTGAAGCGTTTGCAGCGACAAGCATTCTATGACATCATGCAGCTGAGGGAGAGACAAGAGAAAGTTGAAAGAGTGCTTTCGTTGTTCAAAGCTTCCAAAGTTGGTCCATTTGCAGAAGAAAGCACTCAGGTCAAGGGAGTTATCAATGTCGCTGGATCGTTATCAAGAGATAGTTCAGAAGCAGAATCTGATATTAGTTCACAGTTTGTGTTTCAGACCACTGTTCGAAAGAAGGATTACCTCTTTGCAGAGCTCATCTCTGATCATAGATACATGTCTCAAGAAAATGATCATATTGGGAGCCCTCTTGTATTGTCAAAGGTGATGTACTTGTCAAATATCAATGACTCATTGTCTGTTGTTGCCGTACCAGTTGGAGCAAGGTGTGATGATTTTTCCACCGATCCAAATCTCCGAGAG GAACATTGGCTGGCCAGCTTGCATTCTTCGTTGAGGCCACCTTTGCTGATTAAAAGTTACAAATATGCTGGTGGCCTGATACTGAGATCGAAGAACTTTTCTGTTTCTCTTGCTGAGTTGATTTCAGTAGCTGGGCAGACACTAAATGCTCCTGGTGAAGCTAGTAGAGTTTTCACAGAATTCGGGCAATTTTCATATCAGATGCCTGATGACATAAAATTGACTTTATCTGCTGCCTGGCACGGACCAAGTGTGATTCCTCGGAAGAGGAAACCTGCTGCTGGAGGTTGCATTGATGTTGAGCTTAAGTTCGATGAGGGCTCCAGAATCGGGGCTTGGATTGAGATCAACAGGAAGTCAAACCCACGGTCACTGAGATGGGCTCTCACACTATCAGATACCCCAGAGGATGAACTAGGATGGGGTTTGAGCTTGCGGAGAGGGACTGACGCCAAACCACAACGGTTTCAGGTAGAGGGTTATCTGAATTTGCATCTGAGCAGGAAGGCTGCTGTGCAACCTGGTATCGTGCTCAACATGGACGGGAGGAGATGCACACCTGCTCTTGTATTCCACTCAAGCTGGTCCTTGTAA